One part of the Muntiacus reevesi chromosome 18, mMunRee1.1, whole genome shotgun sequence genome encodes these proteins:
- the LOC136148973 gene encoding WAP four-disulfide core domain protein 18-like, whose product MKTVTVFVLLAFVLMGLEVAWAQKSPGKGRQRPGFCPELPKGTVGICVERCSGDDSCPKGMKCCSNGCGHVCKAAVFKKVGSGGHAKVN is encoded by the exons ATGAAGACAGTCACCGTCTTTGTTCTGCTGGCTTTCGTCCTCATGGGGCTGGAGGTGGCCTGGGCTCAGAAGTCTCCTGGCAAAG GACGACAGAGACCTGGATTCTGCCCAGAGTTGCCCAAAGGTACTGTAGGAATTTGTGTTGAACGGTGCTCAGGAGATGATTCCTGTCCTAAGGGAATGAAATGCTGCAGCAATGGATGTGGTCATGTCTGCAAAGCTGCTGTCTTCAAA aagGTTGGCTCTGGTGGCCATGCGAAAGTGAACTGA